Proteins co-encoded in one Microbacterium hydrocarbonoxydans genomic window:
- a CDS encoding O-methyltransferase: protein MESTPAAWSDADVYLADLLVGHDPQLEAALSAQRDAGLPEIEVAPVGGKFLHLLARISGARRVLEIGTLGGYSTIWLARAVGPEGRVVTVEAEADNAAVARASIDAAGVGERVDIRIGRGADVLPSLVGGFDLVFIDADKESNTVYLDWAARLGHPGTVIVLDNIGRDGEIVRDDATDPKVIGTRDALQMLSRDPRFDATALQTVGVKGWDGVALAVVV, encoded by the coding sequence ATGGAATCCACTCCCGCCGCCTGGTCCGATGCCGACGTCTATCTCGCCGACCTCCTCGTGGGTCATGATCCGCAGCTCGAGGCGGCGCTGTCGGCCCAGCGCGACGCGGGGCTCCCTGAGATCGAGGTCGCACCGGTCGGCGGCAAGTTCCTCCACCTGCTCGCGCGCATCAGCGGCGCCCGTCGCGTGCTGGAGATCGGCACACTGGGTGGATACTCCACGATCTGGCTCGCACGAGCGGTGGGGCCCGAGGGGCGCGTCGTCACCGTCGAGGCCGAAGCCGACAACGCCGCGGTCGCCCGCGCCAGCATCGACGCCGCGGGGGTCGGAGAGCGCGTCGACATCCGTATCGGCCGAGGAGCCGACGTGCTGCCCTCCCTGGTCGGCGGCTTCGACCTGGTCTTCATCGATGCCGACAAGGAGTCGAACACGGTCTATCTCGACTGGGCTGCCAGGCTGGGCCATCCCGGCACCGTGATCGTGCTCGACAACATCGGGCGCGACGGCGAGATCGTCCGAGACGACGCGACCGACCCCAAGGTGATCGGCACCAGAGACGCGCTGCAGATGCTGAGCCGCGATCCGCGCTTCGACGCGACCGCGCTGCAGACCGTGGGAGTCAAGGGCTGGGACGGCGTCGCGCTCGCGGTCGTCGTCTGA